From Glycine max cultivar Williams 82 chromosome 11, Glycine_max_v4.0, whole genome shotgun sequence, the proteins below share one genomic window:
- the LOC102660065 gene encoding transcription repressor OFP6: protein MSSNKKSLLRTVFTANGSCGCSKTKSSEVHEPTPKSKTTHIHQKANNNNNNNHNLSSMASSTTSPEQVDEEEFTSTTISESETFHDHNNNNNDDNVVLKRSPLVNSVAIEKDSSNPYHDFRHSMLQMIFEKEIESEDDLQDLLQCFLQLNAQCHHHVIVKAFNEICKEAFPHKVSTTPAVSEPSPSHRSPLIVQKSR, encoded by the coding sequence ATGTCTTCCAATAAGAAAAGCCTTCTTAGAACCGTGTTCACAGCAAACGGAAGCTGTGGTTGCAGCAAAACAAAATCCTCTGAAGTGCACGAGCCAACACCAAAATCCAAAACAACACACATTCACCAAAAggctaacaacaacaacaacaacaaccacaacCTTAGCAGCATGGCTTCTTCCACCACTTCCCCTGAGCAAGTTGATGAAGAGGAGTTCACTTCCACCACAATCTCCGAATCCGAGACATTTCACgatcacaacaacaacaacaacgacgaCAACGTTGTACTCAAACGAAGCCCCCTTGTGAATAGCGTGGCGATTGAGAAGGATTCGTCGAATCCGTATCATGATTTCAGGCATTCCATGCTCCAAATGATCTTTGAAAAGGAGATCGAGTCAGAGGACGATCTTCAAGACCTTTTGCAATGCTTTCTTCAGCTGAATGCGCAGTGTCACCACCACGTCATTGTTAAGGCCTTCAATGAGATCTGCAAAGAAGCATTTCCTCACAAGGTTAGTACCACTCCTGCCGTCTCTGAACCTTCTCCCTCTCACCGGAGCCCCCTCATCGTTCAAAAGAGCCGGTGA